The following are from one region of the Heliangelus exortis chromosome 2, bHelExo1.hap1, whole genome shotgun sequence genome:
- the LOC139793797 gene encoding feather beta keratin-like, translating into MACYDRCGSCGPTPLANSCNEPCVRQCEASRVVIQPPAVLVTLPGPILTSFPQSTAVGSSASAAVGNDLSALGVPINSGYGLGYGLGGLGGLGGLGYGYGCGYGLGGRGGCGIC; encoded by the exons ATGGCCTGCTACGACCGCTGCGGCTCTTGCGGACCCACCCCGCTGGCTAACAGCTGCaacgagccctgtgtcaggcagtgtgaGGCTTCCCGCGTTGTcatccagcctcctgctgtcCTCGTCACCCTGCCTGgacccatcctcacctccttcccccagagcaCCGCCGTCGGATCCTCCGCATCCGCTGCCGTGGGCAACGacctcagtgccctgggagtgcccatcaactccgGATACGGCCTGGGCTAcggcctgggaggcctgggaggcctgggaggcctgggctATGGCTACGGATGTGGCTACGGCCTGGGAG gtagaggaggctgtggcatcTGCTAA
- the LOC139792957 gene encoding feather keratin-like encodes MACYDRCGSCGPTPLANSCNEPCVRQCEASRVVIQPSTVQVTLPGPILTSFPQSTAVGSSASAAVGNDLSALGVPINSGYGLGYGLGGLGGLGGLGYGYGCGYGLGGRGGCGIC; translated from the coding sequence ATGGCCTGCTACGACCGCTGCGGCTCTTGCGGACCCACCCCGCTGGCTAACAGCTGCaacgagccctgtgtcaggcagtgtgaGGCTTCCCGCGTTGTCATCCAGCCTTCCACTGTCCAGGTCACCCTGCCAGgacccatcctcacctccttcccccagagcaCCGCCGTCGGATCCTCCGCATCCGCTGCCGTGGGCAACGacctcagtgccctgggagtgcccatcaactccgGATACGGCCTGGGCTAcggcctgggaggcctgggaggcctgggaggcctgggctATGGCTACGGATGTGGCTACGGCCTGGGAGgtagaggaggctgtggcatcTGCTAA
- the LOC139792958 gene encoding feather keratin-like, whose product MACYDRCGSCGPTPLANSCNEPCVRQCEASRVVIQPSTVQVTLPGPILTSFPQSTAVGSSASAAVGNDLSALGVPINSGYGLGYGLGGLGGLGGLGYGYGCGYGLGGRGGCGIC is encoded by the coding sequence ATGGCCTGCTACGACCGCTGCGGCTCTTGCGGACCCACCCCACTGGCTAACAGCTGCaacgagccctgtgtcaggcagtgtgaGGCTTCCCGCGTTGTCATCCAGCCTTCCACTGTCCAGGTCACCCTGCCAGgacccatcctcacctccttcccccagagcaCCGCCGTCGGATCCTCCGCATCCGCTGCCGTGGGCAACGacctcagtgccctgggagtgcccatcaactccgGATACGGCCTGGGCTAcggcctgggaggcctgggaggcctgggaggcctgggctATGGCTACGGATGTGGCTACGGCCTGGGAGgtagaggaggctgtggcatcTGCTAA